In Yarrowia lipolytica chromosome 1F, complete sequence, a genomic segment contains:
- a CDS encoding uncharacterized protein (Compare to YALI0F20614g, no similarity), with the protein MSTLNPFATLGLSPGASEMDIKKSFRKMALVWHPDKNPHRKDEATKKFQDINDAYNVLNDAKTRREAEAKWRTASKASSTAYYSYGSTPTSSSRGGGWTSSQHHWDDSFSDFGGASGWAYSGFYGAYGRPQQQQQQSRSSKSSRSKSSAYNYYAQRDNSNRYAYDSTPSGSGSNKFKTKTKPRPKTETKPKPEPRAETKPRPTPKQETKPKPSQFEEAYSTPPQFKSTAGDPSFTRKTGYSYTSGERYRPGDTPNVKPPVYEQQQQQQQEKDTTGTEAPFNFERQRAPHSSSGKGEKFKMYDEPPPKNKPTSGSFNFTMPDMKTSEPSPASKSFREDHSFLFGQDQEEESEEESDFSENDLPDPNYKQTRNPFGFNSTFVDLTGTDDEVEELSPDEYREIAREAQRRKDQERREELINESKAKSQRARDMFGEETSSSDDLDAHAQDVSSSSDSDIDTSMFEGNDQHEAAQGNIFGASLFDSTPFEKDVLSSMFNFNLGSDSPQAKPRRRPVAAHRRRKPPTSRTYTRSRQPYMEETSDSDHASRTPFTPRNAEEAPPSKKVSPDFKQNPLFDINNIHPFNETNGNFGMDEIRNNIDQMGGDKVKTEKGGPIGEDNNSTGRFRRSKNTTSEPVNTNTSSAFRPQGASPYTKLNIDLATDNAQFIDPPLPPSFSYNSGEDADTALARYLREFNQYQKNMDKFYLQCIEYRKARMEANEAHKNILNSTSTYRKANMEAREIDALVLEKEYSATRKHAEALEHYDAISNELR; encoded by the coding sequence ATGTCCACCCTCAACCCGTTTGCAACACTGGGTTTGTCGCCCGGAGCGAGCGAAATGGACATCAAAAAGTCGTTTCGTAAGATGGCTCTGGTCTGGCACCCCGACAAAAATCCACACCGCAAAGACGAAGCCACCAAGAAGTTCCAGGACATCAATGATGCCTACAACGTTTTGAATGATGCCAAAACCCGTCGAGAAGCTGAGGCCAAATGGAGAACCGCTTCCAAAGCCTCGTCTACTGCCTACTACTCCTATGGAAGTACGCCTACTAGCAGTTccagaggaggaggatggaCGTCTTCACAGCATCATTGGGACGACTCGTTCTCCGACTTTGGCGGGGCCAGCGGTTGGGCCTACTCTGGCTTTTATGGAGCCTATGGACGcccgcagcagcagcagcagcaaagCAGATCTTCTAAATCGTCCAGATCAAAGAGCAGTGCCTATAACTACTACGCCCAGAgagacaacagcaacaggtACGCTTATGACAGCACTCCCAGCGGAAGCGGCAGCAACAAATTtaagaccaagaccaaacCTCGACCCAAGACTGAAACGAAACCCAAGCCCGAACCGCGAGCTGAAACGAAGCCCAGGCCCACACCTAAGCAGGAAACCAAGCCGAAACCGTCACAGTTTGAAGAGGCTTATTCGACACCTCCGCAGTTCAAATCGACAGCTGGCGACCCAAGCTTCACACGAAAGACAGGCTACAGTTACACATCTGGGGAACGATATAGACCCGGAGATACCCCCAATGTTAAGCCGCCTGTTTAcgaacagcagcagcagcagcagcaggagaaggataCGACTGGAACTGAAGCACCGTTCAACTTTGAGCGACAACGAGCACCTCATAGCAGTTCTGGGAAGGGAGAGAAGTTCAAGATGTACGACGAGCCCCCGCCTAAGAACAAACCGACTTCAGGCTCTTTCAACTTCACCATGCCTGATATGAAGACCAGTGAGCCTTCTCCTGCGAGCAAATCGTTCCGAGAAGACCATAGCTTTTTGTTTGGACAGGATcaggaagaagagtctgaagaagaaagTGATTTCTCTGAGAATGACCTTCCTGATCCCAACTACAAGCAGACTCGTAACCCGTTTGGATTCAATAGCACGTTTGTTGATTTGACCGGAACGGACGACGAAGTGGAAGAGCTGTCTCCTGACGAGTACCGTGAGATTGCTAGAGAAGCACAGCGACGTAAGGATCAGGAGAGACGTGAAGAACTCATCAATGAGAGCAAGGCAAAGTCTCAGAGAGCCCGAGACATGTTCGGGGAGGAAACCAGCAGTAGTGATGATCTGGATGCCCATGCTCAGGATGTCTCTTCATCGTCTGATTCTGATATTGATACCAGTATGTTTGAAGGTAATGATCAGCATGAAGCTGCTCAGGGCAACATATTTGGAGCCAGTCTGTTCGACTCTACACCATTTGAAAAGGACGTGCTGAGTTCCATGTTCAACTTCAATCTTGGTAGTGACAGTCCTCAAGCTAAACCTCGGCGAAGGCCTGTGGCTGCTCATCGACGTCGAAAACCTCCGACCTCTCGAACTTATACCAGAAGCAGACAGCCGTACATGGAGGAGACTTCTGATTCCGATCATGCCTCCAGAACGCCCTTCACTCCTCGAAAcgcagaagaagctccTCCGTCGAAGAAGGTGAGCCCAGATTTCAAACAAAATCCCCTGTTTGAtatcaacaacatccacCCGTTTAACGAGACCAACGGCAACTTTGGTATGGACGAAATCCGAAACAACATTGATCAGATGGGTGGGGACAAGGTGAAAACTGAGAAGGGGGGACCTATTGGGGAAGACAACAACAGCACTGGTCGGTTCAGACGGTCTAAAAACACAACCAGTGAGCCcgtcaacaccaacacctcgTCAGCCTTCAGACCCCAGGGTGCCTCGCCTTACACAAAGCTCAATATTGATCTTGCTACCGACAACGCTCAATTCATTGATCCCCCCCTGCCTCCCAGTTTCAGCTACAATTCAGGAGAAGATGCAGATACCGCATTGGCTCGGTATCTCAGGGAGTTCAACCAGTACCAGAAAAACATGGATAAGTTCTACTTGCAATGCATCGAGTATCGAAAGGCACGAATGGAGGCCAATGAGGCTCACAAGAACATCCTCAATTCTACGTCCACCTACAGAAAGGCTAATATGGAGGCTCGTGAAATCGACGCTTTGGTGTTGGAAAAGGAGTACTCGGCCACCAGAAAGCATgccgaggctctggagcaTTACGATGCCATTAGCAACGAGCTGAGATGA
- a CDS encoding uncharacterized protein (Compare to YALI0F20636g, some similarities with uniprot|P38111 Saccharomyces cerevisiae YBR136w ESR1 cell cycle checkpoint protein), with protein sequence MSRIDAALAVEHEGSIAALRQDAETCRTRIAQVVQATLEWKQKTEVEDLWMDLLTGDEYTSYDTRASYFRTMDRYGGITYLRLAKVWKMAEHSGWGGIMGKDLLKRVDEEATKYKEHPGCLVALISYLTFDVDARDYAVDRMLPWFHALNDDERYLWYDLLEVLVKGKTHPPPGGLAAWTELYVLADADPNPLWLGHLLSAASLWGWDTTSIVGDTKYTNGWDRTDGYTTAETEDLEFADIDECVDWIEKNPGDPRAPDYLADFASHPQFIGVIDTMDPSDKISYWAAAAKKATGATLSYSLYSLVEYFAQDDELLRSRAVAAVVGAAWVLEVKPLDLLGQFWEVIGLFAARKKVCDVLAVCVGVSNVEMSRLIERYVVPIGVLEERGLIDYLAELSSTTVAEVVRRNIPEVIAAAVIKYQRRYAGEIKEMLDWAGIQRDVHDIYAEHGVRSRVLLSILCRWEEADSEPVDAALGVLATWGNTNPESLLKGTMLSLMLHVANILENPHTVDEKTSALRALQKVTLSVSKEISAIFPQLFVCLQSAIEVPELRSSCVELLICLGKYLPEEHYLIASLFTGWLSLIGSRDRQLINKSGIALSEHPKEDADEHLAYLISTPRHDNVYVARRVLMCLQTHLFTNISKIQSDKRPAAALLVRWVQEFAHQSNDVAYLACVNLGVLNSPRTLNMEKPPHPVVVDWSGPERREFCIYLLTNVLSKCYSQSTEVQTQQYIAIGIQEILRKEQLTKDEWSRIDNETRLILTPLTMSTFYVGKDTGKRKDRPVCSEPYEDWIINYCRWLTNLIMEQGSLAEKEIYEMLLPTMKQSPEIATFLFPYLFACVVVHCKTATRKELNLSITEILSRSLTHDFYRTVFRVVDYLIVYMQHLLAPPEEGDPADKKDLKLNATRQRAKRVDTFLQRIDSEQLVDKAMVCESYSRTVLYLDTAVRRVPEMKDEVYQKLFKVYSEMKDTDALAGIVTKMESLSPQQQVDQYEGLKKWDLALSCWSVEHFHLPKGKQYFNCLLNAHRYETLLHEAEKSLICFENESVDITVEAAWRLGNVDKVREWCDIARSRGHESYSTCMAQAMIAFGDGDTDCVSSQIRMARNFVKRDLVNPHTLSLSFDRLHALADFESVAKVAECFSQDHRSISEALDKRLEDVSDQLYILDIRKFIFSVSKLPFATVEVAHIWTKLAAQYRHAGRVELATAAALQGMVYTPRGRMEYAQLQWQEGDMQGALRTLEKDRGHDGEVALLYAGWLAQSGHVGFSVASKTYIAATELAKTEKAYYELARFYHGVIQDQDGNNKVNEYENGQLTLTMITALVSALQLGNKYATETLPMLLSAWLDMGDEESPKKSGTLARINSLISSMHQNIPASTFYAGMSQMTTRIAMDNAATLDVMNSIMIHVCEKYTDRTIWHLLSLSQSSNATRKSRGSNLLRSLRQNPNINKNTVDKSEKFALSLRNTLRARYNSKQSQVRVTKDLGFNPKLVPCPLCVPCEDFMSNTNAQVVSIIGVREKVTIMRSLQHPFKITLVGSDGKDYPVLLKNKDDVRKDARLLEITQLVDKLLAKNTLGIKTYFVTPLGDSCGLIEWVSGSVTAKSVILRFYEDIDWGTLTEQLEYGASRGKKTGAKVFLKILKNYQPELYRWFLEKFSEPHKWLRARDKFTKSLAVMSIVGYVLGLGDRHLENILLLGDGGVMHVDFDNLFEKALSLTKPEMVPFRLTQNLVDAMGVTGYEGHFRRSCESTLALLRQHEYTIMTALESFVHDPINDWKSGGGDSGFSVGPRRQASGPKEALSIVRKKIQGVVPQEALPLSVSGEVEHLIQDAINPENLSLMYVGWLPMM encoded by the exons ATGTCACGCATAGATGCCGCTCTGGCGGTGGAAC atgaGGGATCTATTGCAGCTTTACGACAGGACGCTGAGACATGTCGAACGAGAATAGCACAGGTGGTGCAGGCAACGCTGGAATGGAAACAAAAGaccgaggtggaggatCTGTGGATGGATCTACTGACGGGGGATGAGTACACGTCTTACGATACCCGAGCATCGTATTTCCGAACTATGGATCGATATGGAGGAATCACTTACCTACGGCTGGCCAAGGTGTGGAAGATGGCTGAACATTCCGGATGGGGAGGAATTATGGGGAAGGATCTACTCAAGAGAgtcgacgaggaggccacAAAGTACAAGGAACACCCGGGTTGTCTGGTTGCGCTCATATCATACTTGACATTTGATGTGGATGCTCGAGACTATGCAGTTGACCGTATGCTGCCATGGTTCCATGCTCTCAATGACGATGAGAGATACTTGTGGTATGATTTGTTGGAGGTTTTGGTGAAGGGAAAAACACATCCGCCTCCAGGAGGGCTGGCAGCATGGACTGAACTATATGTTTTAGCTGATGCTGACCCCAACCCGTTGTGGTTGGGTCACCTACTCAGTGCGGCCTCTCTCTGGGGCTGGGATACTACGTCAATCGTTGGAGATACCAAGTACACCAACGGATGGGACCGAACAGATGGATACACTACGGCTGAGACTGAGGATCTGGAGTTTGCAGATATTGATGAGTGTGTTGATTGGATTGAGAAGAACCCTGGAGATCCACGGGCACCTGACTACCTGGCTGATTTCGCCTCGCATCCCCAATTTATAGGTGTAATTGACACCATGGATCCGTCAGACAAGATTTCATActgggctgctgctgccaagaaggccacGGGTGCTACTCTGAGCTATTCTCTATACAGTCTGGTCGAATACTTTGCACAGGATGATGAGCTGCTTCGAAGCCGAGCAGTTGCGGCTGTGGTGGGTGCAGCATGGGTTTTGGAGGTGAAGCCGCTGGACTTGTTGGGCCAGTTTTGGGAGGTTATTGGACTATTCGCAGCACGCAAGAAAGTGTGTGATGTGTTGGCGGTGTGTGTTGGAGTCAGCAATGTCGAAATGTCCCGTTTGATTGAGCGTTATGTGGTTCCAATTGGCGTTCTTGAAGAGCGAGGGCTCATTGACTATCTTGCTGAGCTGTCATCTACCACAGTGGCGGAGGTTGTTCGTCGAAACATTCCTGAGGTGATTGCAGCGGCCGTTATCAAGTATCAGAGACGTTACGCTGGCGAAATCAAGGAGATGCTTGACTGGGCGGGTATTCAACGGGACGTTCACGACATCTATGCTGAGCATGGTGTCAGATCAAGAGTGCTATTGAGTATCTTGTGTCGGTGGGAAGAGGCCGATAGTGAGCCTGTTGATGCTGCTCTCGGTGTGCTTGCAACCTGGGGAAACACTAACCCCGAATCACTTCTCAAGGGCACTATGTTGTCCCTTATGTTGCATGTGGCCAACATTTTGGAGAACCCTCATACCGTCGATGAGAAGACCAGTGCTTTACGGGCGCTTCAGAAGGTGACACTGTCTGTTTCCAAAGAGATCTCGGCCATTTTCCCGCAGCTATTTGTTTGTCTTCAGTCTGCCATTGAGGTTCCTGAGCTCAGATCGTCCTGTGTGGAGTTGTTAATCTGTTTGGGTAAGTACCTTCCCGAAGAGCATTACCTGATTGCTTCTCTTTTCACTGGCTGGCTCAGTTTGATTGGCTCCCGTGATAGACAGCTTATCAATAAGAGTGGTATTGCACTTTCTGAGCACCCCAAGGAAGATGCAGATGAACATTTGGCTTACCTGATATCTACCCCTCGCCATGATAATGTCTATGTCGCACGGCGGGTTCTAATGTGTCTGCAGACTCATCTCTTCACTAACATCAGCAAGATACAGTCCGACAAGcgacctgctgctgctctccTGGTTCGTTGGGTTCAGGAGTTTGCTCATCAATCCAACGACGTTGCTTACCTGGCCTGTGTGAACCTTGGCGTACTGAATTCTCCACGCACCCTCAATATGGAGAAGCCGCCTCATcctgtggttgtggatTGGTCTGGCCCTGAGCGTCGTGAATTTTGCATCTACCTACTCACGAACGTTCTCTCAAAATGTTATTCTCAGAGCACTGAGGTGCAGACACAGCAGTACATTGCGATTGGTATTCAGGAGATCTTGAGGAAGGAGCAGTTGACAAAGGACGAATGGAGTCGCATCGATAACGAAACTCGGTTGATTCTCACTCCCCTCACGATGTCAACGTTCTACGTGGGTAAAGACACTGGCAAGAGGAAGGACCGACCAGTGTGCTCCGAGCCCTATGAGGACTGGATCATCAATTACTGTCGGTGGCTCACTAACTTGATCATGGAGCAAGGCTCTTTGgcggagaaggagatctACGAGATGTTGCTGCCAACCATGAAGCAGTCTCCGGAGATTGCCACCTTTCTGTTCCCCTACTTGTTCGCGTGTGTGGTGGTCCACTGCAAGACAGCTACCCGGAAGGAGCTCAACCTGTCCATTACGGAGATTCTGTCTCGGTCGCTGACTCATGACTTCTACCGAACTGTGTTCCGAGTGGTGGACTATCTTATTGTCTACATGCAGCATTTGCTGGCTCCTCCGGAAGAAGGTGATCCTGCTGATAAGAAGGATCTTAAGTTGAATGCTACCAGGCAGCGAGCCAAGCGTGTGGACACCTTTTTGCAACGTATCGACAGtgagcagctggttgaTAAAGCCATGGTTTGTGAGAGTTATTCGCGAACTGTTCTCTATCTCGACACTGCTGTCCGTCGAGTTCCCGAGATGAAAGACGAGGTGTACCAGAAGCTGTTCAAGGTATATTCTGAAATGAAAGATACGGACGCGCTTGCCGGTATTGTCACCAAGATGGAGTCTCTGtctccccagcagcaggtggACCAATATGAGGGGCTCAAGAAGTGGGATCTGGCTCTCAGTTGTTGGTCTGTGGAGCATTTCCATCTCCCCAAGGGAAAGCAGTACTTCAACTGTCTTCTCAATGCTCATCGGTATGAGACTCTGTTGCATGAAGCTGAGAAGAGTCTCATCTGTTTTGAGAATGAGTCAGTCGACATCACTGTTGAGGCTGCTTGGCGGTTGGGTAATGTCGACAAGGTGAGAGAATGGTGTGACATTGCTCGGAGCCGAGGTCATGAATCTTACTCTACCTGCATGGCCCAGGCTATGATTGCCTTTGGAGATGGGGATACAGACTGTGTCAGCAGTCAGATTCGCATGGCCCGAAACTTCGTCAAGCGAGATCTCGTCAACCCACATACCCTATCGCTGTCGTTTGATCGGCTACATGCTCTTGCGGACTTTGAATCTGTCGCCAAAGTTGCTGAGTGCTTCTCTCAGGATCACCGAAGCATTTCTGAGGCGCTCGATAAGCGTCTTGAGGACGTTTCAGACCAGCTGTACATTCTAGATATTCGGAAGTTCATTTTCTCTGTCTCAAAGCTGCCTTTCGCCACTGTGGAAGTTGCCCACATCTGGACAAAACTCGCAGCCCAGTATCGTCATGCAGGTCGTGTGGAGCTGGCTACTGCAGCTGCTCTTCAAGGCATGGTCTACACGCCAAGAGGGCGTATGGAGTACGCTCAGCTTCAGTGGCAGGAAGGAGATATGCAGGGAGCACTCCGAACCCTTGAGAAAGATCGTGGTCACGATGGTGAGGTGGCTCTGCTGTATGCTGGTTGGCTAGCCCAAAGTGGACATGTCGGTTTTTCGGTGGCTTCCAAAACCTACATTGCTGCTACTGAGCTCGCCAAGACCGAGAAGGCCTACTACGAGCTGGCACGATTCTACCATGGTGTCATCCAGGATCAGGATGGAAATAACAAGGTGAATGAATACGAGAACGGCCAATTGACCCTCACCATGATCACAGCTCTAGTGTCGGCTCTACAGCTGGGTAACAAGTATGCTACTGAGACTCTGCCTATGCTTCTGAGTGCCTGGCTTGATATGGGTGATGAAGAGTCTCCTAAAAAGTCTGGTACTTTGGCTCGTATCAATTCGTTGATCTCGTCTATGCATCAGAACATTCCTGCGTCTACGTTCTATGCCGGAATGTCTCAGATGACGACTCGAATTGCTATGGACAATGCTGCCACCCTCGATGTCATGAACAGCATCATGATTCACGTCTGTGAAAAGTACACTGACAGAACCATCTGGCACCTGTTGTCTTTGTCGCAGTCGAGCAATGCTACTCGAAAAAGCCGAGGATCCAATCTGCTTCGGTCTCTCAGGCAGAAccccaacatcaacaaaaACACGGTCGATAAGTCGGAGAAGTTTGCCCTTTCACTGAGAAATACACTTAGGGCTCGATACAATTCAAAACAGAGTCAGGTGCGCGTGACGAAGGATCTCGGTTTCAACCCCAAGTTAGTTCCCTGTCCTTTGTGTGTACCTTGTGAGGATTTCATGTCCAACACGAATGCACAAGTTGTTTCCATTATCGGTGTCCGTGAGAAGGTCACCATTATGCGATCCCTTCAGCACCCCTTCAAGATCACCTTGGTTGGTTCTGATGGCAAAGACTATCCTGTTTTATTGAAAAACAAGGATGATGTTCGAAAGGATGCCCGATTGTTGGAAATCACCCAGTTGGTTGACAAGCTGCTTGCTAAGAACACTCTGGGTATTAAGACCTACTTTGTCACTCCTCTTGGTGACTCCTGTGGTTTGATTGAGTGGGTGTCTGGTTCGGTAACTGCCAAGAGTGTCATTCTACGCTTCTATGAAGACATTGACTGGGGTACTCTGACTGAGCAGTTGGAGTATGGAGCCTCCCGGGGAAAGAAGACCGGTGCTAAGGTCTTCTTGaagattctcaagaacTACCAACCGGAGCTTTACCGTTGGTTCTTGGAGAAGTTCAGTGAGCCTCATAAATGGCTGCGAGCTCGTGACAAGTTCACCAAGTCACTGGCCGTCATGTCCATTGTAGGCTATGTACTGGGTCTGGGTGATCGGCATCTGGAGAACATTTTGCTACTGGGTGACGGAGGAGTGATGCATGTTGATTTCGACAATTTGTTCGAGAAGGCTCTCAGTTTAACTAAGCCTGAAATGGTCCCCTTCCGTCTTACTCAGAACCTGGTCGATGCAATGGGCGTGACCGGTTACGAGGGTCATTTCAGACGATCTTGTGAGTCTACATTGGCTCTTCTTCGACAGCATGAGTACACTATCATGACTGCCTTGGAGTCGTTTGTTCACGATCCCATTAACGACTGGAAGTCGGGCGGTGGTGACTCAGGTTTCTCTGTGGGACCTCGAAGGCAAGCATCTGGACCCAAGGAAGCTCTGAGTATCGTTCGCAAGAAGATCCAGGGTGTTGTTCCTCAGGAAGCGTTACCATTGAGTGTTTCTGGAGAAGTAGAGCATCTTATTCAGGACGCCATCAACCCCGAAAACCTCTCTCTGATGTATGTTGGATGGCTTCCCATGATGTGA